In one window of Chanodichthys erythropterus isolate Z2021 chromosome 23, ASM2448905v1, whole genome shotgun sequence DNA:
- the sec22c gene encoding vesicle-trafficking protein SEC22c, whose amino-acid sequence MPLILFAFVVRVRDGLPLSASTDFLHDKELQERKQQLKVISKSLSLLPERGTVKGHELNIHFLSSEGVSYMTVCACSLPAAKAFCFLEDLRWEFTACFDNSAVTLASRPYPFLEFDSAIQKLQQHYNQKGGPSLEVTLAEVQEDLRISPPQVLTMEDVALTNGAANGHVEQAAASGQSQRLEPITAPGILSLVLNIMCAALNLIRGVHLIEYTFQDDYDGLWNVVAFLLAFLCCVCQCHLYLFHTCQKKLKAFTLLTLIILCNAFLFGLRNIWQLVFHMSVACLSTLLTLHRKLLDKNMDCGV is encoded by the exons ATGCCACTGATCCTGTTTGCCTTTGTGGTCCGGGTCAGGGATGGACTCCCTCTCTCCGCCTCCACTGATTTCCTGCATGACAAGGAACTTCAGGAGAGAAAGCAACAGCTGAAAGTGATCTCAAAATCCCTAAGTTTATTACCAGAGAGAGGGACAGTCAAGGGCCATGAACTCAACATTCA CTTCCTCTCATCCGAGGGCGTGTCCTACATGACCGTATGTGCATGCAGTCTCCCTGCTGCCAAGGCCTTCTGCTTCTTGGAAGACTTGCGCTGGGAATTCACAGCATGCTTTGACAACTCTGCAGTGACCCTGGCAAGCCGGCCGTACCCATTTCTGGAGTTTG atagTGCCATTCAAAAACTTCAGCAGCATTATAACCAGAAAGGGGGTCCATCTCTGGAGGTGACCCTGGCCGAGGTGCAGGAAGACCTCAGGATCAGCCCCCCTCAGGTTCTCACCATGGAGGACGTGGCGCTCACCAATGGAGCAGCAAATGGGCACGTAGAACAAGCAGCTGCATCAG GTCAAAGTCAGAGATTGGAACCAATAACAGCCCCAGGGATCCTCTCACTGGTTCTTAACATCATGTGTGCTGCCCTCAATCTTATACGTGGTGTTCATCTTATTGAATACACCTTCCAG GATGATTATGATGGTTTGTGGAATGTGGTGGCATTTCTTTTGGCATTTCTCTGCTGTGTTTGCCAG TGTCATCTGTACTTGTTCCACACCTGCCAGAAGAAATTGAAAGCCTTCACTCTCTTGACTCTCATCATCTTATGCAATGCTTTTCTCTTTGGCCTGAGGAACATCTGGCAGCTGGTCTTCCACATGTCTGTGGCCTGCCTCTCCACACTGCTAACCCTCCACCGCAAACTGCTAGACAAGAACATGGACTGTGGAGTATGA